A genomic window from Flavobacterium johnsoniae includes:
- a CDS encoding SusC/RagA family TonB-linked outer membrane protein: protein MIKNVLKLLFVICLFGFQSLEAQTTVKGTITDAQSGIPIPGANIIVKGTKTSASSDFDGKYSISVPNQSSVLVFTYVGSATKEVAVGSQTTINVSLGADTQQLGEVVVTALGIKREKKAITYSAQNVSVDELSEARSLNVANSLSGKVAGLNFSTTSNGVGSSSRITLRGNRSLNGNNQPLYVVDGVPISNGTTTSNPDIDTGGTTQPDGISNINPEDIASMTVLKGPSAAALYGSRASNGVIVITTKSGKAGKTSVSLSSNFMASSAYNLMNLQNEYGQGTNGAYVANSSSSWGGRLDGSQVSNWQLVRNPNYAGPATQSYSPQPNNVIDFYKTGYNLANTLTVTAGNEKAQGYFSYTNTRAEGIVGGNKMDRHNLNLRLTSKISDKLSLDVKTNYIVQDIDNLLRTGEESIGTSAYLLPRSIAYNDYKNFEYFDAAGQRQVNYFLDETGAPGGNPFWSALRDDARTDKRNRFIGLASLKYEITKTLSLQGRAGLDQMTNRNVRNRYATNAFNSNMGSYSESYETVSELNVDALLSYNEKFGDFSVGLNAGANALQQNSSALGSGGVLSKRNYFALSNVQTITASSTASNKRINSVYGFGQLGFRNYLFLDVTARNDWSSTLPTDYFYPSFGLSGVLSDMFTLPEVISFAKVRASYAEVGNDTDPYQTQQRFSYIGGNGGMLYGQSTKANPNLKPEISSSTEFGADIRFFNNRLGLDFTYFNSLTKNQIFYINTPESSGYSRAVVNGGDIQNKGIELTLTATPIQTENFTWDITANYASYKSKVKSIYDGRDELVLGEGRLVRSKVVQGGEYGDLYTKGFQRDPNGNIIVSSAGIPLATNGFDVRAGNFNPDWTAGFKNNFKYKDFSLSFLVDFRIGGEVISYTQARQAGLGVSDITLAGRQGGIIVDGVVSNGNGTYSPNTVSINAEQYWTAIGQRTPIAEPFIYDATNIRLRELVFGYSLPKRMLNNSGFTSIDFSLVGRNLFFFLNKAEHFDPEAGAGTGNLQGIESFNIPSTRDYGVNVKFGF, encoded by the coding sequence ATGATTAAAAACGTACTAAAGTTACTGTTTGTCATTTGCCTTTTCGGGTTCCAAAGCCTGGAAGCGCAGACAACAGTAAAAGGAACGATAACAGATGCTCAAAGTGGAATTCCGATTCCTGGAGCAAATATTATTGTTAAAGGAACTAAAACAAGTGCTTCGTCAGATTTTGATGGAAAATACAGCATCAGTGTTCCAAATCAATCTTCAGTTTTAGTATTTACTTATGTAGGATCTGCTACAAAAGAAGTTGCTGTTGGATCTCAAACTACAATCAACGTGTCTTTAGGTGCAGACACACAACAATTAGGAGAGGTAGTTGTTACTGCTCTTGGTATTAAAAGAGAGAAAAAAGCAATTACTTATTCTGCACAAAACGTTTCAGTAGACGAATTGTCAGAAGCAAGATCATTAAACGTTGCCAACTCACTTTCTGGTAAAGTGGCAGGTCTTAACTTCTCTACAACTTCAAATGGTGTTGGTTCTTCTTCTAGAATTACTTTAAGAGGTAATAGATCTCTTAACGGAAACAACCAACCTTTATATGTAGTAGATGGTGTGCCAATTAGTAACGGAACAACAACATCTAATCCTGATATTGATACAGGAGGTACTACACAGCCAGATGGTATTTCTAACATTAACCCTGAAGATATTGCTTCGATGACAGTTCTTAAAGGACCATCTGCTGCGGCTCTTTACGGATCTAGAGCATCAAATGGTGTAATCGTTATTACAACTAAATCTGGTAAAGCTGGAAAAACTTCAGTTTCGTTATCATCTAACTTTATGGCTTCTTCAGCTTATAACTTGATGAATTTACAAAACGAATACGGACAAGGAACAAACGGAGCTTATGTTGCAAACTCTTCTTCAAGTTGGGGAGGTAGATTAGACGGAAGTCAAGTTTCTAACTGGCAGTTGGTTCGTAATCCAAATTACGCTGGACCAGCTACACAAAGCTATTCTCCACAGCCAAACAACGTTATTGATTTCTACAAAACAGGTTATAACTTAGCAAACACTTTAACAGTTACTGCTGGTAACGAAAAAGCACAAGGTTATTTCTCATATACTAACACTCGTGCTGAAGGTATTGTTGGAGGAAACAAAATGGATAGACACAATCTTAACTTAAGATTGACAAGCAAAATCTCTGATAAATTATCTTTAGATGTAAAAACAAACTACATCGTTCAAGATATAGATAACTTATTGAGAACTGGTGAAGAGTCTATCGGAACATCTGCATATTTATTACCTCGTAGTATTGCATATAACGATTATAAAAACTTCGAATATTTTGATGCTGCTGGACAAAGACAAGTAAACTATTTCCTTGATGAAACTGGAGCTCCTGGTGGAAACCCATTCTGGTCTGCTTTAAGAGATGATGCTCGTACAGACAAAAGAAACAGATTTATTGGTTTAGCGTCTCTTAAATATGAGATCACAAAAACATTAAGCTTACAAGGTAGAGCTGGTTTAGACCAAATGACAAACAGAAACGTAAGAAACAGATACGCTACAAATGCATTCAACAGTAACATGGGTTCTTATAGCGAATCTTACGAAACTGTTAGCGAATTAAACGTTGATGCTTTACTTTCTTATAACGAGAAATTTGGAGATTTTTCTGTTGGACTTAATGCTGGTGCGAATGCATTGCAACAAAATAGTTCAGCTTTAGGTTCTGGTGGTGTGTTAAGTAAAAGAAACTACTTCGCATTATCAAATGTTCAGACAATTACGGCTAGTTCTACAGCTTCAAATAAAAGAATCAATTCAGTTTACGGATTTGGTCAACTTGGTTTCAGAAACTATTTATTCTTAGATGTAACAGCTAGAAATGACTGGTCTTCTACTTTACCAACAGATTATTTCTACCCATCTTTTGGTCTTTCTGGAGTTCTTTCAGATATGTTTACATTGCCAGAAGTAATCAGTTTTGCAAAAGTTAGAGCTTCTTACGCTGAAGTTGGTAACGATACAGATCCTTATCAAACACAACAAAGATTCTCTTACATTGGAGGAAACGGTGGTATGTTATATGGACAAAGCACAAAAGCAAATCCAAACTTAAAACCAGAGATTTCTTCTTCTACAGAGTTTGGTGCTGATATTAGATTCTTCAACAACCGTTTAGGATTAGATTTCACGTATTTCAATTCATTAACTAAAAACCAAATTTTCTACATCAATACACCTGAGTCTTCTGGGTATTCAAGAGCAGTTGTAAATGGTGGTGATATTCAAAATAAAGGTATCGAGCTTACTTTAACAGCAACTCCAATTCAAACAGAAAACTTTACTTGGGATATTACAGCAAACTACGCTTCTTATAAATCTAAAGTAAAATCTATTTATGATGGAAGAGATGAGTTAGTTTTAGGTGAAGGACGTTTAGTTAGAAGTAAAGTTGTTCAAGGTGGAGAATATGGTGACTTATATACTAAAGGTTTCCAAAGAGATCCAAATGGTAATATTATCGTAAGTAGCGCCGGTATTCCATTAGCAACAAACGGATTTGATGTTCGTGCTGGTAACTTTAACCCAGACTGGACAGCAGGTTTTAAAAACAATTTCAAATACAAAGATTTCTCTTTAAGCTTCTTAGTTGATTTCAGAATTGGTGGTGAAGTTATTTCATACACTCAAGCTAGACAAGCAGGTTTAGGGGTAAGCGATATTACTTTAGCAGGAAGACAAGGTGGAATAATTGTTGATGGTGTTGTTTCTAACGGAAATGGTACTTACTCTCCAAATACAGTAAGCATTAACGCAGAACAATATTGGACAGCTATCGGACAAAGAACTCCAATTGCAGAGCCATTTATTTATGATGCTACAAACATCAGATTAAGAGAACTTGTTTTTGGTTATTCATTGCCAAAACGTATGTTAAATAATTCAGGTTTTACAAGTATTGACTTCTCTTTAGTTGGTAGAAACTTATTCTTCTTCTTAAACAAAGCTGAACACTTTGATCCAGAAGCAGGAGCAGGTACAGGTAACTTACAAGGTATTGAATCTTTCAACATTCCTTCAACAAGAGATTACGGAGTTAATGTTAAATTTGGATTTTAA